The Dioscorea cayenensis subsp. rotundata cultivar TDr96_F1 chromosome 19, TDr96_F1_v2_PseudoChromosome.rev07_lg8_w22 25.fasta, whole genome shotgun sequence genome includes a window with the following:
- the LOC120250002 gene encoding protein LIFEGUARD 1-like isoform X1 codes for MAKEKFKDAEKGNAVEKEAEDLENGNANADAAVPAPLYPKMAEDPRARWAFIRKVYTILASQFLFTSAVGAVGAFVHPIPKFFLSGGLTSIVVFVAILLSPFIAMFPMLIFRRKHPINLVLLAIFTACISCSVCILSSFFGVKAFLEAAILTCTVFIALTLFTFWAARGGNDFTFIFPFLFATIHVLLVYLIIQLFFPLDRIVYTVYSLLATLLFSGFIIFHTESLIKRHGYDEYIIAAIDLYLAGVNLFTSLLGLAGIA; via the exons ATGGCGAAGGAGAAGTTCAAGGATGCAGAGAAGGGAAACGCCGTTGAGAAGGAGGCCGAAGATCTAGAGAACGGCAACGCCAATGCCGACGCTGCCGTACCGGCGCCGCTGTACCCGAAGATGGCGGAGGACCCTCGTGCTCGCTGGGCGTTCATTCGCAAAGTCTACACGATCCTTGCATCTCAGTTCCTGTTCACGTCCGCCGTCGGTGCCGTTGGCGCCTTCGTCCATCCCATCCCCAAGTTCTTCCTCTCCGGTGGCCTCACTTCAATAGTGGTCTTCGTTGCCATCCTTCTCTCCCCTTTCATTG CGATGTTCCCGATGTTGATTTTCCGCCGAAAGCACCCGATCAACCTCGTTTTGCTCGCGATTTTCACAGCCTGCATCAGCTGCTCCGTCTGCATTCTCAGCAGCTTCTTCGGCG TGAAGGCATTCCTGGAAGCTGCAATTTTGACCTGCACAGTCTTCATTGCACTCACACTCTTCACATTCTGGGCTGCCAGAGGCGGCAATGACTTCACATTCATCTTCCCTTTTCTGTTTGCAACCATTCATGTCCTACTAGTCTATCTCATCATACAG CTTTTTTTTCCACTTGATAGGATTGTCTACACAGTCTACTCCTTGCTAGCTACATTACTGTTCTCAGGTTTCATCATCTTCCACACTGAGAGTCTGATCAAACGGCATGGCTATGATGAGTACATAATTGCAGCCATTGATCTGTATCTGGCTGGTGTCAACCTCTTCACGTCACTCCTTGGGCTTGCAGGCATTGCTTAA
- the LOC120250002 gene encoding protein LIFEGUARD 4-like isoform X2: MAKEKFKDAEKGNAVEKEAEDLENGNANADAAVPAPLYPKMAEDPRARWAFIRKVYTILASQFLFTSAVGAVGAFVHPIPKFFLSGGLTSIVVFVAILLSPFIAMFPMLIFRRKHPINLVLLAIFTACISCSVCILSSFFGVKAFLEAAILTCTVFIALTLFTFWAARGGNDFTFIFPFLFATIHVLLVYLIIQDCLHSLLLASYITVLRFHHLPH, translated from the exons ATGGCGAAGGAGAAGTTCAAGGATGCAGAGAAGGGAAACGCCGTTGAGAAGGAGGCCGAAGATCTAGAGAACGGCAACGCCAATGCCGACGCTGCCGTACCGGCGCCGCTGTACCCGAAGATGGCGGAGGACCCTCGTGCTCGCTGGGCGTTCATTCGCAAAGTCTACACGATCCTTGCATCTCAGTTCCTGTTCACGTCCGCCGTCGGTGCCGTTGGCGCCTTCGTCCATCCCATCCCCAAGTTCTTCCTCTCCGGTGGCCTCACTTCAATAGTGGTCTTCGTTGCCATCCTTCTCTCCCCTTTCATTG CGATGTTCCCGATGTTGATTTTCCGCCGAAAGCACCCGATCAACCTCGTTTTGCTCGCGATTTTCACAGCCTGCATCAGCTGCTCCGTCTGCATTCTCAGCAGCTTCTTCGGCG TGAAGGCATTCCTGGAAGCTGCAATTTTGACCTGCACAGTCTTCATTGCACTCACACTCTTCACATTCTGGGCTGCCAGAGGCGGCAATGACTTCACATTCATCTTCCCTTTTCTGTTTGCAACCATTCATGTCCTACTAGTCTATCTCATCATACAG GATTGTCTACACAGTCTACTCCTTGCTAGCTACATTACTGTTCTCAGGTTTCATCATCTTCCACACTGA
- the LOC120283415 gene encoding protein LIFEGUARD 4-like — MWLRPPYKGADVEAGSVRPLYPTMMEPPELRWAFIRKIYSILAIQMLLTVAIAAVVVSVRPVAEFFVSSGAGLGLYIFLIILPFIVLCPLYYYYQQHPVNYLLLGIFTVSISFAVGLTCAFTKGEIILESAILTAVVVISLTLYTFWAASRGYDFNFLGPFLFAAVMILMVFALIQVFFPMGRISLMIYGGLAALIFCGYIIYDTDNLIKRYSYDEYIWAAVALYLDIINLFLSMLTLFRAADT; from the exons ATGTGGTTACGGCCACCGTACAAGGGAGCTGATGTGGAGGCCGGCAGCGTGCGGCCGCTGTATCCGACGATGATGGAGCCGCCAGAGCTGAGATGGGCATTCATCAGGAAGATCTACTCGATCCTGGCCATCCAGATGCTGCTCACCGTGGCCATCGCCGCCGTCGTTGTCTCCGTCCGCCCCGTCGCCGAGTTCTTCGTCTCCTCCGGCGCCGGCCTCGGTCTCTACATCTTCCTCATTATCCTCCCCTTCATCG TGTTGTGTCCGCTGTATTACTATTACCAGCAACATCCGGTGAATTATCTGCTCCTGGGGATCTTCACTGTTTCTATCAGCTTTGCTGTTGGATTAACTTGTGCATTCACCAAAG GGGAGATCATCTTGGAGTCAGCCATTCTTACAGCAGTGGTGGTGATCAGTCTCACTTTGTACACTTTCTGGGCAGCCAGTAGAGGATATGATTTCAATTTCCTTGGTCCCTTCCTTTTTGCTGCTGTCATGATACTAATGGTATTTGCCCTCATCCAG gtgttttttCCAATGGGAAGGATATCTTTGATGATATATGGAGGTTTGGCAGCACTGATATTCTGTGGATACATAATTTACGATACCGATAACTTGATCAAGCGGTATTCATATGATGAATATATTTGGGCTGCCGTTGCTCTCTACTTGGACATCATCAACCTCTTTCTCTCTATGCTCACCCTCTTCAGAGCAGCTGATACTTGA
- the LOC120283744 gene encoding chlorophyllase-2 produces MAMASNVTNVFEQGNYNTKLISINDPSTTTSFSIPPPKPLLIATPIQEGQFPILILLHGYLLYNNFYSQLILHIASHGYIVLAPQLYTVAGPDSSEEIRSAAALTDWISTGLAAILPKQVLLNTEKIAISGHSRGGKVAFALALGHAKTMKLSFSALMAIDPVDGMDKGKQTNPSILTYVPHSFDLKIAAMVIGSGLGGVKKNPIFPACAPKGVSHEDFYSECCAPAWHFVAKDYGHVDMLDDETEGFRGKASYCLCKSGKERKGMRRFVGGIMVAFMKAYLEGHDEDLKAIWTDPKIANIDISCNCFL; encoded by the exons aTGGCCATGGCATCAAATGTTACAAATGTTTTTGAGCAAGGGAATTACAATACAAAACTCATAAGCATTAATGATCCATCAACAACCActtcattctcaattccaccACCAAAACCCCTTCTCATAGCCACTCCAATTCAAGAGGGACAATTTCCAATCCTCATTCTCCTTCATGGCTATCTCCTCTACAACAACTTCTACTCTCAACTCATCCTCCACATCGCCTCTCATGGATATATCGTCCTAGCTCCTCAG TTATATACAGTAGCAGGACCTGACTCATCAGAAGAAATAAGATCAGCAGCAGCGCTAACAGATTGGATATCAACCGGACTAGCAGCTATTCTCCCAAAACAAGTTCTCCTAAACACGGAAAAGATAGCGATCTCCGGCCACAGTCGAGGCGGTAAGGTAGCCTTTGCTCTCGCTCTCGGCCATGCAAAGACGATGAAGCTGAGCTTCTCGGCATTAATGGCTATTGATCCAGTTGATGGCATGGATAAAGGGAAGCAAACAAATCCTTCAATTCTCACTTATGTGCCTCACTCTTTTGATCTTAAGATTGCAGCAATGGTGATTGGTTCTGGACTTGGAGGAGTTAAAAAGAACCCTATTTTTCCAGCTTGTGCTCCAAAAGGAGTGAGTCATGAGGATTTTTATAGTGAGTGTTGTGCTCCTGCATGGCATTTTGTTGCTAAAGATTATGGCCATGTGGACATGTTGGATGATGAGACTGAGGGGTTTAGAGGGAAGGCTAGTTATTGTTTGTGCAAGAGTGGGAAAGAAAGGAAGGGTATGAGGAGGTTTGTGGGTGGAATAATGGTTGCATTCATGAAAGCTTATTTGGAAGGGCATGATGAGGATCTTAAGGCCATTTGGACTGATCCTAAGATTGCAAATATTGATATCTCTTGTAACTGTTTTCTTTGA
- the LOC120283824 gene encoding uncharacterized protein LOC120283824 isoform X1, translating to MKILDQNAGMLTNFEVVNLLRSRGATIDLLGSLGVVSASECKVYSFLADSASCNQTRECIGEFLKRCDKFKLSKTELLNIINLRPSSQPLIYPLIRNCDTRLAKNEDEGIDEVQELVDLVKEVLPLPPANNPDNEVEVKTTEIQQEMQDDKMTETN from the exons ATGAAAAT CTTAGATCAAAATGCTGGCATGCTGACGAATTTCGAGGTTGTTAATTTGTTGAGATCGAGGGGGGCAACAATTGATCTTTTGGGATCTCTTGGTGTTGTTTCTGCCTCAGAATGCAAG GTTTATAGTTTTCTTGCTGACAGTGCTTCTTGCAATCAAACAAGAGAATGCATTGGGGAGTTTCTGAAGAGATGTGACAAGTTCAAGCTTTCGAAAACTGAGTTGCTTAATATTATCAACTTGAGGCCATCCAGCCAACCTCTGATTTACCCG CTCATACGGAACTGTGATACACGTCTGGCGAAGAACGAGGATGAAGGTATTGATGAAGTCCAAGAGTTGGTCGATCTTGTGAAGGAGGTCCTGCCTCTGCCCCCTGCAAACAACCCTGACAATGAAGTGGAAGTTAAAACAACAGAAATTCAACAAGAAATGCAAGACGATAAGATGACAGAAACAAACTAA
- the LOC120283824 gene encoding uncharacterized protein LOC120283824 isoform X2 — translation MLTNFEVVNLLRSRGATIDLLGSLGVVSASECKVYSFLADSASCNQTRECIGEFLKRCDKFKLSKTELLNIINLRPSSQPLIYPLIRNCDTRLAKNEDEGIDEVQELVDLVKEVLPLPPANNPDNEVEVKTTEIQQEMQDDKMTETN, via the exons ATGCTGACGAATTTCGAGGTTGTTAATTTGTTGAGATCGAGGGGGGCAACAATTGATCTTTTGGGATCTCTTGGTGTTGTTTCTGCCTCAGAATGCAAG GTTTATAGTTTTCTTGCTGACAGTGCTTCTTGCAATCAAACAAGAGAATGCATTGGGGAGTTTCTGAAGAGATGTGACAAGTTCAAGCTTTCGAAAACTGAGTTGCTTAATATTATCAACTTGAGGCCATCCAGCCAACCTCTGATTTACCCG CTCATACGGAACTGTGATACACGTCTGGCGAAGAACGAGGATGAAGGTATTGATGAAGTCCAAGAGTTGGTCGATCTTGTGAAGGAGGTCCTGCCTCTGCCCCCTGCAAACAACCCTGACAATGAAGTGGAAGTTAAAACAACAGAAATTCAACAAGAAATGCAAGACGATAAGATGACAGAAACAAACTAA
- the LOC120250125 gene encoding EPIDERMAL PATTERNING FACTOR-like protein 4, with protein sequence MAVLRHLRISAAFAFLFFILALGGDELVGMMRREKMENEEMRQRENDEWVLLSRRRLSGPGSSPPTCRERCGRCFPCRPVHVAIQPGRSIPLEYYPEAWRCKCGNKLFMP encoded by the exons ATGGCCGTCCTCCGCCACCTCCGCATCTCAGCAGCGTTTgcttttctcttcttcatcttagCTCTCG GGGGTGATGAGTTAGTGGGAATGATGAGaagggagaagatggagaatgAGGAGATGAGACAAAGAGAGAATGATGAATGGGTGCTGCTTTCCCGGCGTCGGCTCTCCGGACCGGGCTCCTCGCCGCCGACGTGCCGGGAACGGTGTGGCCGGTGCTTCCCTTGCCGGCCTGTCCACGTGGCTATTCAGCCTGGGAGGAGCATTCCTTTGGAGTACTACCCTGAGGCTTGGAGATGCAAATGTGGGAATAAGCTCTTCAtgccatga